In one window of Denticeps clupeoides chromosome 2, fDenClu1.1, whole genome shotgun sequence DNA:
- the inhbaa gene encoding inhibin subunit beta Aa → MPPSSSRHQHRQPCTSTSRVLACPPRSRMSPLPLLSGTLLLLACSSLASRSTEAQLAPQPPGSRASDTCPSCALARFRKEVEGAAEEGAQQDMVEAVKKHILNMLHLPARPNITHPVPRAALLNAIRKLHVGRVAKDGSVQIEDEGHGRADDDSAEQTEIITFAEAGKAPGFINFVISREGSDMSLVEQANVWLFLKLTKTNRSRAKVTIQLFQQQEQHGNSEVLLAEKMVDTRRSGWHTFPVSSPVQALLAGSSSALELRVSCPQCADVGATPVLVTSAGAGEREQSHRPFLMAVVRQVDDAGLSHRRRKRGLECDGKVRVCCKRQFFVNFKDIGWNDWIIAPSGYHANYCEGDCPSNVASITGSSLSFHSTVISHYRIRGYSPFTNIKSCCVPTRLRAMSMLYYNEEHKIVKKDIQNMVVEECGCS, encoded by the exons ATGCCACCCAGCTCCAGCCGGCACCAGCACCGCCAACCCTGCACCTCCACCTCCCGTGTCCTCGCCTGTCCCCCACGCTCCAGGATGTCCCCACTGCCGCTCCTCAGCGGGACGCTGCTGCTCCTGGCCTGCTCCTCGCTGGCTTCCAGGAGCACGGAGGCCCAGCTTGCGCCCCAGCCCCCGGGTTCGAGGGCTTCGGACACTTGCCCGTCCTGCGCCCTGGCCAGGTTCCGGAAAGAGGTGGAAGGGGCGGCGGAGGAGGGCGCCCAGCAGGACATGGTTGAGGCGGTGAAGAAGCACATCCTGAACATGCTCCACCTGCCGGCCAGGCCCAACATCACCCACCCGGTACCACGCGCCGCGCTGCTCAATGCTATCCGCAAGCTGCACGTGGGCCGCGTGGCCAAGGACGGCAGCGTGCAGATCGAGGACGAGGGCCACGGGCGGGCCGACGACGACTCGGCAGAGCAAACGGAGATAATCACCTTCGCTGAGGCCG GCAAAGCCCCAGGTTTCATCAACTTTGTCATCTCCAGGGAGGGCAGCGACATGTCGCTGGTGGAGCAGGCCAACGTTTGGCTCTTCCTCAAGCTCACCAAAACCAACCGGAGCCGGGCCAAAGTCACCATACAGCTATTCCAACAGCAGGAGCAGCACGGGAACTCCGAGGTGCTCCTGGCGGAGAAGATGGTGGACACCCGGCGGAGTGGCTGGCACACGTTCCCCGTCTCGTCGCCGGTGCAGGCCCTGCTGGccggcagcagcagcgcgcTGGAGCTCCGCGTCTCGTGTCCGCAGTGCGCCGACGTCGGCGCCACCCCGGTCCTGGTGACGTCGGCCGGGGCCGGAGAGCGCGAGCAGTCCCATCGGCCCTTCCTCATGGCCGTGGTCCGGCAGGTGGACGACGCGGGCCTGTCCCACCGCCGCCGCAAGCGCGGCCTGGAGTGCGACGGGAAGGTGCGCGTCTGCTGCAAGCGCCAGTTCTTCGTCAACTTCAAGGACATCGGCTGGAACGACTGGATCATCGCGCCCTCCGGATACCACGCCAACTACTGCGAGGGCGACTGCCCCAGCAATGTGGCCAGCATCACCGGCTCCTCGCTGTCCTTCCACTCCACCGTCATCAGCCACTACCGCATCCGGGGCTACAGCCCCTTCACCAACATCAAGTCGTGCTGCGTGCCCACGCGACTGCGCGCCATGTCCATGCTCTACTACAACGAGGAGCACAAGATCGTGAAGAAGGACATCCAGAACATGGTGGTGGAGGAGTGTGGCTGCTCGTAG